The following proteins are encoded in a genomic region of Montipora foliosa isolate CH-2021 chromosome 8, ASM3666993v2, whole genome shotgun sequence:
- the LOC138012882 gene encoding pancreas transcription factor 1 subunit alpha-like produces MESPISSISYKENQPQMTAQFHYTPDDQLDKNLKRKRRRKSPNQQIAQRHAANLRERKRMQSINEAFEGLRHHIPTLPYEKRLSKVDTLRLAIGYIGFLTEMISSDMSHSQALQPTSAEQPRKVMICHRGFGTQEYGLPPLTGHSLSWTDSKKAKLPSSIMKAKIWTPEDPRIHNNAALYSTPL; encoded by the exons ATGGAAAGTCCAATCTCATCAATTTCATACAAGGAAAACCAGCCACAAATGACGGCCCAGTTTCATTACACTCCAGACGATCAACTCGACAAGAATTTGAAACGCAAACGACGAAGGAAATCCCCGAACCAACAAATCGCCCAAAGACACGCAGCGAATTTACGTGAGAGGAAACGAATGCAAAGCATAAACGAAGCATTTGAGGGACTACGCCATCATATTCCGACTTTACCTTATGAGAAGAGACTATCCAAAGTCGATACATTGAGGCTGGCAATCGGCTACATTGGATTTCTGACTGAGATGATTAGCTCGGATATGAGCCACAGTCAAGCACTTCAACCCACCTCTGCCGAACAACCGAGAAAAGTCATGATCTGCCATCGCGGCTTCG GAACCCAAGAGTACGGTCTCCCACCTTTAACCGGTCATTCCCTCTCATGGACAGATTCAAAAAAAGCTAAATTGCCTTCAAGTATCATGAAAGCGAAAATTTGGACTCCTGAAGACCCGAGAATCCACAACAATGCGGCCTTGTATTCCACGCCGCtgtga